A single region of the Salvia miltiorrhiza cultivar Shanhuang (shh) chromosome 8, IMPLAD_Smil_shh, whole genome shotgun sequence genome encodes:
- the LOC131001639 gene encoding zinc finger CCCH domain-containing protein 14 has product MQKENTSFSVLTTTSAADAAPHCFSRSNFFLSPNSRTDYLNSDASLYSSLFQKYTTDAASFDGGDAERRCHDSSSILEYQQLYNRYTLCISRLRDSIEEVDALRRDNESLRVSNADLSRRVALLFSRERLLSEFNRLGVASPTAAAPVSVPVPVHVPAPQPLAECNRFERRNPEKTVLPKSISVRSKGYLKMMNRSGREPSIQKTVSQPSPPSQRVYVPGAKEEEDALEFDVYNQGMFKTELCNKWEETGACPYGENCQFAHGIKELRPVIRHPRYKTEVCRMVLAGDACPYGHRCHFRHSLTEEEKLMAAGPLRPPPPR; this is encoded by the exons ATGCAGAAGGAGAATACCTCATTTTCCGTCCTCACCACCACCTCCGCCGCCGACGCTGCGCCGCATTGTTTCTCTCGGAGCAATTTCTTTCTCTCACCTAATTCGCGGACTGATTATCTCAACTCCGACGCCTCCTTGTACTCCTCGCTGTTTCAGAAGTACACTACAGACGCTGCATCTTTCGACGGCGGCGATGCCGAGCGCCGCTGCCATGATTCGAGCAGCATCCTCGAGTACCAGCAGCTCTACAACCGCTACACACTCTGCATATCGCGACTTCGCGATTCTATCGAGGAGGTCGATGCGCTCCGACGCGACAACGAGTCTCTCCGCGTCTCCAACGCCGATCTGTCTCGTCGCGTCGCCTTGCTCTTCTCTCGCGAACGGTTGCTCTCCGAATTCAACCGCCTCGGCGTCGCTTCTcccaccgccgccgctccggtTTCCGTTCCTGTTCCGGTACATGTACCGGCTCCGCAACCTCTTGCAGAATGCAATCGCTTCGAGCGGAGGAATCCAGAGAAGACCGTACTACCGAAGAGCATTTCGGTGCGTTCAAAAGGTTATCTGAAGATGATGAATCGCTCTGGCCGGGAACCGAGTATCCAGAAAACAGTGAGTCAGCCGTCTCCACCTTCG CAAAGGGTGTACGTGCCAGGGGCAAAAGAGGAAGAAGATGCGCTGGAATTCGACGTTTACAACCAAGGGATGTTCAAAACAGAATTGTGCAATAAGTGGGAAGAAACTGGCGCGTGTCCGTACGGGGAGAACTGTCAATTCGCTCATGGAATCAAGGAGCTGCGCCCAGTGATCAGGCACCCACGCTACAAGACTGAGGTCTGCCGCATGGTGCTCGCCGGAGATGCCTGCCCTTACGGTCACCGCTGCCATTTCCGCCACTCTCTTACTGAGGAGGAGAAGCTCATGGCGGCTGGTCCATTGCGACCACCACCGCCACGCTGA
- the LOC131001678 gene encoding nuclear transcription factor Y subunit C-3-like, which yields MDNNREKKVMNLSHSSSASQQPFQMHNFMPMPSSSLHVDHHQCEAERGASFVNQLKEIMQSFWRDRLSEICDAPTDVRSPHTLPLARIKKVMKSDEKVKMISGDTPALFGKACEIFVMELSVRAWMHTQLNNRKTVQRNDVAYAIRDDATLLAFLDDVVPLESHHEPQVSISHHHGVYVPHPFTNQSLLEGGGRPDHDHHLPFPINLHHNYNPDAHVHMGRSGGEQHINHNFPPSYDGTNPYLTFKEFFQ from the exons ATGGATAATAATAGGGAAAAGAAGGTAATGAACTTGAGCCATTCATCGTCGGCATCACAACAACCTTTTCAAATGCACAATTTTATGCCGATGCCTTCCTCTTCTCTTCATGTTGACCATCATCAG tgCGAAGCCGAAAGAGGTGCATCTTTCGTGAACCAATTGAAAGAAATTATGCAAAGTTTTTGGAGAGACAGACTTTCTGAGATATGTGACGCTCCTACTG ATGTCCGCAGTCCACACACACTGCCATTAGCTCGCATAAAGAAAGTCATGAAATCTGACGAAAAAGTTAAG ATGATCAGTGGCGATACACCGGCATTGTTTGGTAAAGCGTGTGAAATATTTGTGATGGAATTAAGTGTACGCGCATGGATGCACACTCAACTTAACAACCGCAAAACTGTGCAGCGCAACGACGTCGCCTACGCCATTAGAGACGACGCTACTCTCTTAGCATTCCTCGACGACGTCGTTCCCTTGGAATCACACCAC gAGCCCCAAGTTTCCATCAGTCATCACCATGGAGTTTATGTTCCTCATCCATTCACAAACCAATCACTACTG GAGGGAGGAGGTCGTCCCGATCATGATCATCACTTGCCCTTTCCCATTAATCTGCATCACAACTATAATCCTGAT GCACATGTACATATGGGGAGGAGCGGAGGAGAGCAACACATTAATCATAATTTTCCGCCATCTTATGATGGAACCAATCCTTACCTTACTTTTAAG GAATTTTTTCAGTGA